From the Leptolyngbya sp. O-77 genome, one window contains:
- the clpP gene encoding ATP-dependent Clp endopeptidase proteolytic subunit ClpP: MIPTVIEQSGRGERAFDIYSRLLRERIIFLGQPVDSDVANLIVAQMLFLEAEDPEKDIYLYINSPGGSVTAGMGIFDTMNHVRPDVCTICVGLAASMGAFLLSAGAKGKRMSLPHSRIMIHQPLGGAQGQATDIEIQAKEILYHKQNLNRWLAKHTGQPLERIERDTERDFFMSAQEAMDYGLIDQVIDKHSVGSRPTVVSAN; the protein is encoded by the coding sequence ATGATTCCTACCGTTATTGAACAATCGGGTCGCGGCGAACGCGCCTTTGACATCTATTCGCGTCTGCTGCGGGAGCGCATCATTTTTCTAGGCCAGCCTGTCGATTCTGATGTTGCCAACCTGATCGTGGCGCAAATGCTGTTTCTAGAAGCCGAAGATCCCGAAAAGGACATCTACCTCTACATCAACTCTCCGGGCGGCTCTGTCACCGCTGGCATGGGCATTTTTGACACGATGAACCATGTGCGCCCGGATGTTTGCACGATTTGCGTCGGGCTAGCCGCTAGCATGGGCGCATTTCTCCTGAGCGCGGGCGCTAAGGGCAAGCGGATGAGCCTGCCCCACTCGCGGATTATGATTCACCAACCCCTCGGCGGTGCCCAGGGTCAGGCGACGGACATCGAGATTCAGGCAAAAGAAATCCTCTACCACAAGCAAAATCTCAACCGCTGGCTGGCAAAGCACACCGGGCAGCCCCTAGAGCGGATCGAGCGCGACACCGAGCGCGACTTTTTCATGTCTGCCCAAGAAGCGATGGACTACGGCTTGATTGATCAGGTGATCGATAAGCATTCGGTCGGCAGTCGCCCAACAGTGGTCAGCGCTAACTAG